In Solirubrobacterales bacterium, a single genomic region encodes these proteins:
- the menB gene encoding 1,4-dihydroxy-2-naphthoyl-CoA synthase produces the protein MPIRHRNAPPEETLYQPIEWQTAGEFSDILYEKADGIAKITINRPEVRNAFRPQTLAELRDAFNRARDDTEVGSIIFTGAGDEAFCSGGDQRIRGNDGYIGDDDVAQQGIGRLDVGDLHVQIRRTPKPVIAMVAGYAVGGGHILHLVCDLTIAADNARFGQTGPRVGSFDGGFGSSLLARNIGVKRAKEVWFLCRHYTAGEAEEMGLVNAVVPLADLERETVAWCREMSHLSPLSLRLLKSSFNAEEDGLTGIQQLSHDATLLFYMSEEGQEGRNAYQEGRSPDFGRFPKRP, from the coding sequence TTGCCGATCCGCCACCGCAACGCCCCCCCGGAAGAAACTCTCTACCAGCCGATCGAGTGGCAGACGGCCGGCGAGTTCAGCGACATCCTCTACGAGAAGGCCGACGGGATCGCCAAGATCACGATCAACCGACCCGAGGTGAGGAACGCCTTCCGGCCGCAGACCCTGGCCGAACTCCGGGACGCCTTCAACCGGGCCCGGGACGACACCGAGGTCGGATCGATCATCTTCACCGGAGCCGGGGACGAGGCCTTCTGCTCCGGGGGAGATCAGCGCATCCGCGGCAACGACGGCTACATCGGCGACGACGACGTCGCCCAGCAGGGAATCGGACGGCTCGATGTCGGAGACCTTCACGTTCAGATCCGCCGCACCCCGAAACCGGTGATCGCGATGGTCGCCGGTTACGCGGTCGGTGGCGGCCACATCCTCCATCTCGTCTGTGACCTGACGATCGCGGCCGACAACGCCCGCTTCGGCCAGACCGGCCCCCGGGTCGGCAGCTTCGACGGTGGCTTCGGTTCCTCACTGCTGGCCCGCAACATCGGGGTGAAACGGGCCAAGGAGGTCTGGTTTCTCTGTCGGCACTACACGGCCGGGGAGGCGGAGGAGATGGGTCTGGTCAACGCGGTGGTCCCGCTGGCGGACCTGGAGCGGGAGACCGTTGCCTGGTGCCGCGAGATGTCCCATCTCTCCCCGCTGTCACTGCGACTGCTCAAGTCCTCGTTCAACGCCGAGGAGGACGGCCTCACCGGCATCCAGCAGCTCTCCCACGATGCGACCCTGCTCTTCTACATGTCGGAGGAAGGCCAGGAGGGCCGCAACGCCTACCAGGAAGGTCGCTCCCCCGACTTCGGCAGGTTCCCGAAGCGCCCCTAG
- the menE gene encoding o-succinylbenzoate--CoA ligase: MKLDNWLEQRAQSYPDRMALICDGSELTYAELEQEALSAARRLAAFGVRRDTTVAMNMGPGPGKVILIHALMKLGAVLLPISPNLAPVERQRALETCGVGIDLDEPDRLTRTEADLPLLGEIDLDRVHCRILTSGSTGEPSAIGLSYGNHLFSAMGSAFNIGVEPGDRWLCALPMSHISGMSIVMRSVIYGTGLVLHDRFSPEAVASAIQSDRVNVISLVSTMLLRLLDAGVDLSGTRAILVGGGPVPRSALELAAEQGAPVLQTYGMTETCSQVTTLSAADANRKPGSAGRPLFTSHLRIHEDEILVQGPTVSTDSLDVDGWLHTGDIGRIDEEGFLYVEGRIDDLIISGGENIHPGEVEDALIRHPAVAEAAVVGRPDPEWQQAVTAVVVLKEGVVPAPGELEEFCSGLLASYKVPKRIEVVETLPRTPSGKVHRAVLRDRTEGGTPASPGPTP, from the coding sequence TTGAAGCTCGACAACTGGCTGGAGCAGCGCGCACAGAGCTATCCCGACCGGATGGCCCTGATCTGCGACGGCAGCGAGCTGACCTACGCCGAACTCGAGCAGGAGGCACTCAGCGCTGCCCGTCGGCTGGCGGCATTCGGGGTGCGCCGTGACACCACCGTGGCGATGAACATGGGGCCCGGGCCGGGCAAGGTGATCCTGATTCATGCCCTGATGAAGCTCGGGGCGGTACTGCTCCCGATCAGCCCGAACCTCGCTCCCGTCGAACGCCAGCGGGCCCTGGAGACCTGCGGGGTCGGCATCGACCTGGACGAGCCGGATCGCCTCACCCGGACCGAAGCCGACCTGCCGCTGCTGGGCGAGATCGACCTCGACCGGGTTCACTGCCGGATCCTCACTTCCGGGTCGACCGGGGAGCCGAGTGCGATCGGTCTCAGCTACGGGAACCACCTGTTCAGCGCCATGGGCTCGGCCTTCAACATCGGGGTCGAACCGGGGGACCGCTGGCTCTGTGCGCTGCCGATGAGCCACATCTCCGGAATGTCGATCGTGATGCGGTCGGTGATCTACGGCACCGGCCTGGTGCTGCACGATCGCTTCAGCCCGGAAGCCGTCGCGAGCGCAATCCAGTCCGACCGGGTGAACGTGATCTCGCTGGTCTCGACCATGCTGCTGCGGCTGCTCGATGCCGGGGTGGACCTTTCCGGAACCAGGGCGATCCTGGTCGGCGGGGGGCCGGTTCCGCGCAGCGCCCTGGAGCTGGCGGCGGAGCAGGGGGCCCCGGTCCTTCAGACCTACGGCATGACCGAAACCTGCTCCCAGGTGACCACCCTGTCGGCGGCCGATGCGAATCGCAAGCCGGGCTCGGCCGGCCGGCCACTGTTCACCTCTCACCTGCGGATTCATGAAGACGAGATCCTGGTCCAGGGGCCGACCGTTTCAACCGATTCGCTCGATGTCGATGGCTGGCTTCACACCGGGGATATCGGACGGATCGACGAGGAGGGGTTCCTCTACGTCGAAGGCAGGATCGACGACTTGATCATCTCCGGTGGCGAGAACATTCATCCCGGGGAGGTGGAAGACGCCCTGATCAGGCACCCGGCGGTGGCCGAAGCGGCGGTTGTCGGCAGGCCCGACCCGGAGTGGCAGCAGGCGGTAACCGCAGTGGTTGTCCTGAAGGAGGGAGTCGTGCCCGCCCCCGGTGAACTGGAGGAGTTCTGCTCCGGGTTGCTTGCCTCCTACAAGGTCCCGAAACGGATCGAGGTGGTCGAGACGCTGCCGCGTACCCCGTCCGGAAAGGTCCATCGGGCGGTGCTCCGGGACCGAACGGAAGGTGGCACACCCGCGTCTCCGGGACCAACCCCATAG
- the ilvC gene encoding ketol-acid reductoisomerase, whose translation MSEKDIFYDSDGDLSLLQDKTVAILGFGSQGHAHALNLKDSGVNVVVGLRENSSSRETAAAAGLEVLSVAEAADRGDVVMILLPDELQARIWKDEIAAGIAPGNLLMFAHGFAIRFGQIEPPAGVDVGMVAPKGPGHMVRRQYEEGSGVPCLMAVEQDASGNAHDLVLAYAIGIGGGRAGIIETTFKDECETDLFGEQSVLCGGLSELVRAGFDTLTEAGYDPRLAYFECLHEVKLIADLMYEKGIQGMRYSISNTAEYGDVTRGSRVIGEESRAAMKEILAEIQSGEFAREFIGENEAGNENFDRMRQAGKDHQIEVVGAELRKMMPWVDTEF comes from the coding sequence ATGAGCGAGAAAGACATCTTCTACGACAGCGACGGCGATCTCTCCCTGCTTCAGGACAAGACCGTCGCCATCCTCGGATTCGGCTCCCAGGGCCACGCCCACGCCCTCAACCTGAAGGACTCCGGAGTGAACGTTGTGGTCGGGCTGCGGGAGAACTCCTCCTCGCGGGAAACCGCCGCCGCGGCCGGGCTGGAGGTGCTCTCGGTGGCGGAGGCGGCAGACCGCGGTGACGTCGTGATGATCCTGCTCCCGGACGAGCTTCAGGCGCGGATCTGGAAGGACGAGATCGCCGCCGGGATCGCCCCGGGCAACCTGCTGATGTTCGCCCACGGGTTCGCGATCCGCTTCGGCCAGATCGAACCTCCGGCCGGGGTCGACGTCGGCATGGTGGCGCCCAAGGGGCCGGGGCACATGGTCCGCCGCCAGTACGAGGAGGGTTCCGGAGTGCCCTGCCTGATGGCGGTCGAACAGGACGCTTCCGGCAACGCCCACGATCTCGTTCTGGCCTACGCCATCGGGATCGGCGGCGGGCGTGCCGGAATCATCGAGACCACCTTCAAGGACGAGTGTGAAACCGACCTGTTCGGGGAGCAGTCGGTGCTCTGTGGTGGTCTCAGCGAACTGGTTCGGGCCGGGTTCGACACCCTGACCGAGGCCGGCTACGACCCGCGCCTCGCCTACTTCGAGTGCCTCCACGAGGTCAAGCTGATTGCCGATCTGATGTACGAAAAGGGAATTCAGGGAATGCGGTACTCGATCTCGAACACCGCCGAGTACGGCGATGTGACCCGGGGTAGCCGGGTCATCGGCGAGGAGTCACGGGCGGCGATGAAGGAGATCCTGGCCGAGATCCAGTCCGGTGAGTTCGCGCGGGAGTTCATCGGCGAGAACGAGGCGGGCAACGAGAACTTCGACCGGATGCGCCAGGCGGGCAAGGATCACCAGATCGAGGTGGTCGGGGCGGAGCTCCGCAAGATGATGCCCTGGGTCGACACCGAGTTCTGA
- a CDS encoding Maf family protein translates to MGGFRIVLASGSPQRRELLGRLGLEFEVRVSGAEELVSGDPEELVVANALIKAGTVAGETGPELIIGCDTDVVCEGRILGKPADETEAREYLSRLSGREHRVLSGLAVLGPDPDRVRKGVAESRVRFRELDAPTIERYLASGEWRDRAGGYAIQGRGSALIAGVEGDIANVIGLPVGLLLRLVPELDIPAE, encoded by the coding sequence ATGGGTGGTTTCCGGATCGTCCTGGCCTCCGGTTCGCCCCAGCGGCGGGAGCTGCTGGGGCGCCTCGGGCTCGAGTTCGAGGTCCGGGTGTCCGGGGCCGAGGAACTGGTGTCCGGGGACCCGGAAGAGCTGGTCGTCGCCAACGCCCTGATCAAGGCCGGCACGGTCGCCGGCGAGACCGGACCCGAGCTGATCATCGGTTGCGACACCGACGTGGTTTGCGAGGGACGAATCCTCGGCAAGCCCGCCGACGAGACCGAAGCCCGTGAGTATCTGTCCCGCCTCTCGGGCCGGGAGCATCGGGTGCTGTCCGGCCTCGCGGTTCTCGGGCCGGACCCGGACCGGGTCAGGAAGGGCGTGGCCGAGTCCAGGGTGCGCTTCCGCGAGCTCGACGCCCCGACGATCGAGCGCTATCTGGCGTCCGGTGAGTGGCGGGACCGGGCCGGCGGCTACGCGATCCAGGGACGGGGTTCCGCCCTGATCGCCGGCGTAGAAGGTGACATCGCCAACGTGATCGGCCTGCCAGTCGGGTTGCTGCTCCGGCTGGTCCCGGAGCTCGACATCCCCGCGGAGTAG
- a CDS encoding rod shape-determining protein MreC → MYRKQVRRRRAVLIGLMLIGFVLLTAAFSRGPGGAGGIFGTVLDPVQNGASRALKPARDLANWFDETMAARGERDRLARSLEQARGQAIAGKVAVQENRQLRKMVKLSRSGVTEGFRPVAATVVARSPTVWYSTVTVDRGSGDGARVNDPVINGDGLVGRVSSVSHSGAVVTLISDSSSAVSAKIVPGGAQGVVRPKVGSPGTLLIEFLDRTRNIAKGQSVVTSGWRGDGLSSLYPPGVPIGEVSRAPIDEREAIQTVELKAYPDLRNLELVQILTGGDRR, encoded by the coding sequence GTGTACCGCAAACAAGTTCGCCGCCGCAGGGCCGTGCTGATTGGCCTGATGCTGATCGGCTTCGTCCTGCTGACCGCCGCATTCAGCCGCGGGCCGGGCGGAGCCGGTGGCATCTTCGGGACCGTTCTCGATCCGGTTCAGAACGGCGCCAGCCGGGCCCTGAAGCCGGCCCGGGACCTGGCCAACTGGTTCGACGAGACGATGGCGGCAAGGGGGGAACGGGACCGTCTCGCCAGGTCGCTGGAGCAGGCCCGCGGCCAGGCGATCGCGGGCAAGGTCGCGGTCCAGGAAAACCGGCAGCTCCGAAAGATGGTGAAACTGTCCCGGTCCGGGGTGACCGAAGGGTTCCGGCCGGTTGCCGCCACGGTCGTGGCACGGTCGCCGACCGTCTGGTACTCGACCGTCACGGTCGACCGGGGTTCGGGCGACGGAGCTCGGGTGAACGACCCGGTGATCAACGGTGACGGTCTGGTCGGACGGGTCAGCTCGGTGAGTCACTCGGGAGCAGTGGTCACCTTGATCTCGGACAGCTCCAGCGCGGTCTCGGCGAAGATCGTTCCCGGAGGTGCACAGGGTGTGGTTCGTCCCAAGGTCGGATCCCCGGGAACGCTGCTGATCGAGTTCCTCGACCGGACCCGGAACATCGCGAAGGGTCAGAGCGTGGTCACCTCCGGCTGGCGCGGGGACGGGCTCTCCTCGCTCTACCCGCCGGGAGTTCCGATCGGCGAAGTCAGCCGGGCACCGATCGACGAACGTGAGGCGATCCAGACGGTTGAGCTGAAGGCATACCCCGACCTGCGGAACCTCGAGCTGGTCCAGATCCTGACCGGGGGTGATCGGAGATGA
- the mrdA gene encoding penicillin-binding protein 2: protein MGLALFAALFFRLWSLQIVTGDRYLAEANQNRTREIRVQAPRGDVLDRDGKVLVDNRNSMALQLDPIEIPESAAERKELYVRIGRVLGRSPAWVAQKVASTEKNDPPGSPVTLTRDADDDLVYYLQEHQDQFPEVHVNRIFVRQYPQGTAAAHLLGSVGEVTAEDLKKNPEKQLAAGDSLGRAGIEQTYDNQLRGRAGDTRLQVDSTGRIIGQFPSTMPKPGENVRLSIDSGIQQAGEASLNSIGLRGAFVALDVRNGEVLGLGSTPNFDPSIFTRPLSQDQVDALYDEDTGAPLFNRAIGGQYAVGSIFKPFTALAALDAGVISPSDVVNDAGTIRISGQDFDNAGKQAHGPVDLRRSLEVSSDVYYYKLGAAMNGTPQLQNTARDFGFGRAAGIDIPGESEGLVPTPKWLNDAHRKQPEYYDPWVIGQNIQFAIGQGYFQASPLQMAVAYAALGNGGDLLEPQLMFQTEDSAGRVIKEAEPRVMNRIPIDPAARQVIMEGLHDAAQAPGGTSYKVFGGFPVKIAGKTGTAERAGEADQAWYAALAPYPDPKIAVVVTVEQGGFGADTAAPVASQILQTYFHKQAGQVSGGTGAVE from the coding sequence GTGGGGCTGGCTCTGTTTGCCGCCCTGTTCTTCCGTCTCTGGTCGCTTCAGATCGTGACCGGGGACCGGTACCTCGCCGAGGCAAACCAGAACCGCACCCGGGAGATCAGGGTCCAGGCCCCGCGCGGTGACGTCCTCGATCGTGACGGGAAGGTCCTGGTCGACAACCGGAACAGCATGGCGTTGCAGCTCGACCCGATCGAGATTCCCGAGTCCGCTGCCGAACGGAAGGAACTCTACGTCCGGATCGGGCGGGTTCTGGGACGCAGCCCGGCCTGGGTCGCGCAGAAGGTCGCATCGACCGAGAAGAACGATCCCCCGGGCAGCCCGGTCACCCTCACCCGTGATGCCGATGACGATCTCGTCTACTACCTCCAGGAACACCAGGATCAGTTTCCCGAGGTTCACGTCAACCGGATCTTCGTCCGGCAGTACCCTCAGGGTACGGCTGCCGCCCATCTGCTCGGAAGTGTCGGTGAGGTCACCGCGGAAGACCTGAAGAAAAACCCCGAAAAGCAGCTTGCGGCCGGGGATTCGCTGGGGCGGGCCGGAATCGAACAGACCTACGACAACCAGCTCCGCGGACGCGCGGGTGACACCCGGCTGCAGGTTGATTCAACCGGGAGGATCATCGGCCAGTTCCCCTCGACCATGCCCAAACCGGGTGAGAACGTCCGGCTTTCGATCGACAGCGGGATCCAGCAGGCGGGCGAGGCCTCGCTGAACAGCATCGGCCTGCGTGGAGCCTTCGTCGCGCTGGACGTGAGAAACGGCGAGGTGCTCGGGCTCGGTTCAACTCCGAACTTCGACCCCTCGATCTTCACCCGTCCGCTGAGTCAGGACCAGGTTGACGCCCTGTACGACGAGGACACCGGAGCTCCGCTTTTCAACCGGGCGATCGGGGGCCAGTACGCGGTCGGTTCGATCTTCAAGCCGTTCACCGCCCTCGCCGCACTTGATGCCGGCGTGATCAGCCCGTCGGATGTGGTCAACGACGCCGGGACGATCAGGATCTCGGGGCAGGATTTCGACAATGCCGGCAAGCAGGCCCACGGCCCGGTCGATCTCCGCCGGTCGCTCGAGGTCTCCTCGGACGTCTACTACTACAAGCTCGGGGCGGCCATGAACGGCACTCCGCAGCTGCAGAACACGGCCCGGGATTTCGGCTTCGGGAGGGCCGCGGGCATCGACATCCCGGGCGAGTCCGAGGGCCTCGTGCCGACCCCGAAATGGCTGAACGACGCTCATCGCAAGCAGCCGGAGTACTACGACCCCTGGGTGATCGGCCAGAACATCCAGTTCGCGATCGGCCAGGGTTACTTTCAGGCGAGTCCGCTGCAGATGGCGGTGGCCTACGCCGCCCTCGGCAACGGCGGCGATCTCCTTGAACCCCAACTGATGTTCCAAACCGAGGACTCGGCCGGACGGGTGATCAAGGAGGCGGAACCCCGGGTCATGAATCGGATCCCGATCGACCCGGCAGCCCGTCAGGTGATCATGGAGGGACTTCATGATGCCGCCCAGGCACCGGGTGGAACCTCCTACAAGGTTTTCGGCGGTTTCCCGGTGAAGATCGCCGGCAAGACCGGCACGGCCGAGCGCGCCGGTGAGGCCGACCAGGCCTGGTACGCGGCACTCGCGCCCTACCCCGATCCGAAGATCGCGGTGGTCGTGACCGTGGAACAGGGCGGCTTCGGCGCCGATACCGCGGCACCGGTTGCCTCACAGATCCTGCAGACCTACTTCCACAAGCAGGCCGGTCAGGTTTCCGGCGGCACCGGAGCGGTGGAGTGA
- a CDS encoding rod shape-determining protein RodA produces the protein MESSPLTDRERSSIGLRLMEKAGLAEMDGWLAVAVLGLFAMSLFTLQQATAEPTGQYLQRQALYGLVGIIGMIAISRIDYSRFRELRVGIYTFLCASIFAVFAFGVAARGSTNSLELPFFTFQPAELGKLLLILALAGFVIDGARRGTGFRRTLSYLALGLFPTGLVLLQDLGTSLVFAAITATILMIAGTRWTHLAAIGTGAIAFTAIVLVLMPMVGAPVLKEYQQDRLTSFLSPSSTIGDAGYQQNQAKVGIGAGGTTGRGDQATQSDLGFVPERHTDFIFAVVAERYGFVGAALVLSLFALLFWRALRLMTLSKNRYGTLVAGGIAAAIIFQVFVNVGMNLGIMPITGIPLPLVSYGGSAVIATFLMIGVLQSIHIESHAAQRSPWID, from the coding sequence ATGGAGTCCTCGCCACTGACAGATCGGGAGCGGTCATCGATCGGCCTCAGGTTGATGGAAAAGGCCGGACTGGCGGAAATGGATGGCTGGCTGGCAGTTGCCGTCCTCGGGCTGTTTGCGATGTCGCTCTTCACCCTCCAGCAGGCCACCGCCGAACCGACCGGACAGTACCTCCAGCGTCAGGCTCTCTATGGTTTGGTCGGAATCATCGGAATGATTGCCATCTCCCGCATCGACTACTCCCGCTTCCGGGAACTACGTGTCGGTATCTACACGTTCCTCTGCGCCTCGATTTTCGCGGTGTTCGCTTTCGGCGTGGCCGCGCGAGGATCGACCAACTCGCTGGAGTTGCCCTTTTTCACATTCCAGCCGGCCGAGCTGGGGAAACTGCTGCTGATCCTGGCCCTGGCCGGGTTCGTCATTGACGGTGCCCGCCGTGGCACCGGCTTCCGGCGCACCTTGAGCTATCTGGCCCTGGGCCTCTTCCCGACCGGGCTGGTGCTGCTCCAGGATCTCGGCACCTCACTTGTTTTCGCCGCGATCACCGCAACCATTCTGATGATTGCCGGTACCCGCTGGACCCATCTGGCGGCCATCGGAACCGGCGCGATCGCCTTCACTGCGATCGTTCTGGTGCTGATGCCGATGGTGGGAGCACCGGTGCTGAAGGAGTATCAGCAGGATCGTCTTACTTCATTTCTCAGCCCCTCGTCGACAATTGGCGATGCGGGCTACCAGCAAAACCAGGCCAAGGTCGGAATCGGCGCCGGTGGAACCACCGGACGCGGCGACCAGGCCACCCAGTCGGACCTCGGATTCGTGCCCGAGCGACACACGGACTTCATATTCGCCGTGGTCGCGGAGCGTTACGGATTCGTCGGGGCCGCACTGGTCCTGTCCCTTTTCGCCCTGCTCTTCTGGCGGGCGTTGCGTCTGATGACGCTCTCGAAGAATCGTTACGGAACTCTTGTCGCAGGCGGAATCGCCGCGGCGATCATCTTCCAGGTCTTCGTCAATGTGGGAATGAACCTCGGCATCATGCCGATCACCGGCATCCCTTTGCCGCTGGTCAGCTACGGGGGGTCGGCGGTCATCGCCACCTTCCTGATGATCGGGGTCCTGCAGAGCATCCACATCGAGTCGCACGCCGCTCAGAGGAGCCCCTGGATCGACTGA
- a CDS encoding Rne/Rng family ribonuclease, with the protein MKKTIVVSADRGETRVAVLEAKTVKSRREVAEVYIERKGARSLVGNIYLGKVDNVLPGMEAAFVDIGLERNGFLHVDEILLPDGQQAPRRGRGQGRRIDELLKPKQEILVQVIKDPIKSKGARLSMNVTIAGRYLVYAPSGTGVGVSRRLADKERDRLRRMVGRTYEGPGGLIVRTAAHGAKKTDFVREIAYLHRLDEVLEDRRKGAKAPSLVFQEQDLPVRVLRDVFLNEFDKAVIDDEKQFNRVTSFFKRTAPELVEGVELYRGEKPLFEKWEIEKAIQSTLGHRIDLPSGGYLIIDYTEALTVIDVNSGSFTGRGKGGLEETITKVNTEAAVEVVRQLRLRDIGGIIVIDFIDMAKGRNRDKVLGILRSALDADKSKSYLVEISPLGLVEMTRQNITDGVREILTVTCPTCEGEGVVLSAETVAIEGLRKMSVIAREHAEEEAFLIRVNPKVAVLLNRPDSGLLELEKETGKRFHFEGGEALAIDNFELIESGGKAGIEERALPFRPEEEVFVRIEEPHMYEPDAGVARIDSYIISIADAADLVGERRMVKIESVERASATATLLPDAEQPPESRGEKQNGGSRKGSGGGSRNRSGQRSRPNGTGGGSGGGKSRSGDESGAGRKSAGSSSDGKSGQSGKADEPASDDSKGSAENESDEGKEPNGQNPVNSGRFSLRRGRRRRGRKKADAGS; encoded by the coding sequence ATGAAAAAAACCATTGTCGTGTCGGCCGACCGGGGTGAAACCCGGGTCGCCGTACTCGAAGCAAAAACGGTCAAGTCGCGACGCGAGGTGGCCGAGGTCTACATCGAGCGCAAGGGCGCCCGTTCGCTCGTCGGAAACATCTACCTCGGCAAGGTGGACAACGTCCTGCCGGGAATGGAAGCAGCCTTCGTTGACATCGGGCTCGAACGAAACGGGTTTCTGCACGTCGACGAGATCCTGCTGCCCGACGGTCAGCAGGCCCCCCGGCGCGGCCGGGGTCAGGGCAGACGGATCGACGAGCTGCTGAAACCGAAGCAGGAGATCCTGGTCCAGGTGATCAAGGACCCGATCAAGTCGAAGGGCGCCCGGCTCTCGATGAACGTGACCATCGCCGGTCGATACCTGGTCTACGCGCCGTCCGGAACCGGAGTGGGGGTGAGCCGCCGGCTCGCCGACAAGGAGCGCGACCGCCTGCGCCGCATGGTCGGCCGCACCTACGAGGGACCGGGTGGGCTGATCGTGCGCACCGCCGCTCACGGCGCCAAGAAGACCGATTTCGTGCGGGAGATCGCCTACCTCCACCGGCTCGACGAGGTGCTGGAGGACCGGCGAAAGGGCGCGAAGGCCCCTTCCCTCGTTTTCCAGGAGCAGGACCTGCCGGTCCGGGTGTTGCGCGACGTCTTCCTCAACGAGTTCGACAAGGCGGTGATCGACGACGAGAAACAGTTCAACCGGGTGACCAGCTTCTTCAAGCGGACCGCTCCGGAACTGGTTGAAGGGGTCGAGCTCTACCGCGGCGAGAAGCCGCTGTTCGAGAAGTGGGAGATCGAGAAGGCGATCCAGTCCACTCTGGGGCATCGGATCGACCTGCCTTCGGGCGGCTACCTGATCATCGACTACACCGAGGCTCTGACCGTGATCGACGTCAACTCCGGCTCCTTCACCGGGCGTGGCAAGGGCGGGCTCGAGGAGACGATCACCAAGGTCAATACCGAGGCGGCGGTCGAGGTGGTCCGTCAGCTGAGGCTGCGCGACATCGGCGGAATCATCGTGATCGACTTCATCGACATGGCCAAGGGCCGGAACCGGGACAAGGTGCTGGGCATCCTGCGAAGCGCCCTGGACGCAGACAAGTCGAAGAGCTACCTGGTCGAGATCTCGCCGCTCGGGCTGGTCGAGATGACCCGACAGAACATCACCGATGGCGTCCGCGAGATTCTCACCGTCACCTGTCCGACCTGCGAAGGGGAGGGCGTGGTGCTCTCGGCCGAGACCGTGGCGATCGAGGGGCTGAGGAAGATGTCCGTGATCGCCCGTGAGCACGCCGAAGAGGAAGCGTTCCTGATCCGGGTCAACCCCAAGGTCGCGGTGCTGCTCAACCGTCCCGACTCCGGTCTGCTTGAGCTCGAGAAGGAGACCGGCAAGCGCTTCCACTTTGAAGGTGGCGAGGCGCTCGCAATCGACAACTTCGAACTGATCGAGTCCGGTGGCAAGGCCGGAATCGAGGAACGGGCCCTGCCCTTCCGCCCGGAGGAGGAGGTTTTCGTCCGGATCGAGGAACCCCACATGTACGAGCCGGATGCCGGGGTGGCCCGGATCGACTCCTACATCATCTCGATCGCCGATGCGGCCGATCTGGTCGGGGAGCGGCGAATGGTGAAGATCGAGTCGGTTGAGCGGGCATCGGCTACGGCGACCCTGCTGCCGGACGCGGAGCAGCCACCGGAATCCCGCGGTGAGAAGCAGAACGGCGGCTCCCGCAAGGGGTCCGGCGGGGGCAGCCGGAATCGATCCGGACAACGAAGCAGGCCGAACGGAACCGGAGGCGGATCCGGCGGTGGGAAGAGCCGGAGCGGGGACGAATCCGGAGCCGGAAGGAAGTCCGCCGGGTCCTCCTCAGACGGCAAGTCCGGCCAGAGCGGAAAGGCTGACGAACCGGCCTCCGATGACTCGAAAGGCAGCGCGGAGAACGAGTCGGACGAGGGCAAGGAGCCAAACGGACAGAACCCGGTAAACTCCGGACGGTTCAGCCTCAGGCGTGGCCGCCGTCGTCGTGGCCGCAAGAAGGCGGACGCCGGCAGTTGA
- the rplU gene encoding 50S ribosomal protein L21 translates to MYAVVESGGKQYRVEEGTVLLVDRLKAEEGETVALKPVMVSSDGLVVDAKSLEKIKIEATVTGHERGEKIRVFKYKAKKGYSRRQGHRSELTRLEVTSLGGSKKKATPKKAAAKQEPEAEAGTAEQKSPAKKPAAKKAPAKKPAAKPAAKAAAETETTAASKKPAAKKATPKKPAATKEETDGA, encoded by the coding sequence ATGTACGCGGTTGTTGAAAGTGGTGGCAAGCAGTATCGGGTCGAGGAAGGCACCGTGCTGCTGGTCGATCGGCTCAAGGCCGAGGAGGGCGAAACGGTCGCCCTGAAACCGGTCATGGTCAGCAGCGACGGGCTCGTGGTGGACGCCAAGAGCCTGGAGAAGATCAAGATCGAGGCAACCGTCACCGGGCATGAGCGGGGCGAGAAGATCCGGGTCTTCAAGTACAAGGCCAAGAAGGGTTACAGCCGCCGCCAGGGGCATCGGTCCGAACTGACCAGGCTTGAAGTGACTTCGCTCGGCGGATCGAAGAAGAAGGCGACCCCGAAGAAGGCCGCCGCCAAGCAGGAGCCGGAGGCCGAGGCCGGTACCGCCGAGCAGAAGAGTCCGGCGAAGAAGCCCGCGGCAAAGAAGGCCCCGGCGAAGAAGCCGGCTGCCAAACCGGCCGCGAAGGCCGCAGCTGAGACTGAGACAACGGCCGCCTCGAAGAAGCCGGCCGCGAAGAAGGCCACGCCGAAGAAACCGGCGGCCACGAAGGAGGAAACCGATGGCGCATAA
- the rpmA gene encoding 50S ribosomal protein L27, whose protein sequence is MAHKKGLGSSRNGRDSNPKMLGVKVFAGQAVSGGEIIVRQRGTRFWSGDGTGIGRDHTIFATRPGTVEFSAGRRGRVISVTSSE, encoded by the coding sequence ATGGCGCATAAGAAAGGACTCGGTTCCTCAAGGAACGGTCGTGACTCGAACCCGAAGATGCTCGGGGTCAAGGTGTTCGCCGGCCAGGCAGTGAGCGGTGGCGAGATCATCGTGCGTCAGCGCGGCACCAGGTTCTGGTCCGGTGACGGCACCGGCATCGGCCGCGACCACACCATCTTTGCCACCCGACCCGGCACGGTCGAGTTCAGTGCCGGGCGCCGCGGCCGGGTGATCTCGGTCACCTCGAGCGAGTAG